Proteins encoded within one genomic window of Candidatus Brevundimonas colombiensis:
- a CDS encoding SDR family NAD(P)-dependent oxidoreductase produces the protein MPDAAPAPSLLVYGGGYVGRAAALEAIRRGGRATATSRSADRRRVLEAEGIAALNPGDTAALKTALEAAGAVLITAAPDAHGCPALRALGPLSGDAWPDWMGYLSSTSVYGDRAGGWVFEDGPLNAATLEGARRVRAERDWLDGARGMGLTVQIFRLPGFYGPGRNVVERLRDGTARLVRKPGQIFNRIHVDDIVSGLFASMARPRPGAAYNLIDDEPAPADVVMEWAADRIGLPRPPEVDWTDDSVSEAMRRFYLDSKRVSNARAKAELGWRPQYPTWREGLAALMDAPPPLRLVS, from the coding sequence ATGCCTGACGCCGCTCCCGCCCCGTCTCTGCTTGTTTACGGAGGAGGCTATGTGGGACGGGCGGCGGCGCTGGAGGCGATCCGGCGCGGGGGGCGGGCGACCGCCACCTCACGCAGCGCCGACCGTCGACGCGTGCTGGAGGCCGAAGGGATCGCTGCGCTCAATCCGGGCGACACCGCCGCCCTGAAGACCGCGCTGGAGGCCGCCGGCGCCGTGCTGATCACCGCCGCGCCTGACGCCCACGGGTGCCCCGCCCTGCGCGCCCTGGGCCCGCTGTCCGGCGACGCCTGGCCCGACTGGATGGGCTATCTCTCCTCGACCTCCGTCTATGGCGACCGGGCGGGCGGCTGGGTGTTCGAAGACGGCCCGCTTAACGCCGCCACTCTGGAGGGCGCGCGCCGCGTCCGGGCCGAGCGGGACTGGCTGGACGGGGCGCGGGGCATGGGGTTGACGGTGCAGATCTTCCGCCTGCCCGGCTTTTACGGCCCCGGCCGCAATGTGGTGGAACGCCTACGCGACGGCACGGCCCGTCTGGTCAGGAAACCGGGCCAGATCTTCAACCGCATTCATGTCGACGACATCGTTTCGGGCCTGTTCGCCTCGATGGCCCGGCCGCGTCCCGGCGCAGCCTATAATCTGATCGACGACGAACCCGCACCCGCCGATGTGGTGATGGAATGGGCGGCGGACCGCATCGGCCTGCCCCGCCCGCCCGAGGTCGACTGGACCGACGACAGCGTCAGCGAGGCCATGCGCCGCTTCTACCTGGATTCCAAACGCGTCTCCAACGCCCGGGCCAAGGCCGAACTGGGCTGGCGGCCGCAATATCCGACCTGGCGCGAAGGCTTG
- a CDS encoding NAD-dependent epimerase/dehydratase family protein has protein sequence MRVLVLGGDGFCGWPTALHLSAKGWDVTVVDNLSRRNIDNELEIQSLTPIRTMGERIKAWKAVSGRDIGFVNMTVGKEFDRLVALIRDLAPDSVVHFAEQRAAPYSMKSARHKLYTVDNNINATHHLLAAIVESGLDVHLAHLGTMGVYGYGTAGLRIPEGYLKVTVDTDAGPAEQEILFPPNPGSIYHMTKTQDALLFQFYARNDQMRITDLHQGIVWGAQTRETKADARLINRFDYDGDYGTVLNRFLIQAALGHPLTVHGSGGQTRAFIHIQDTVRCVELALKNPPRRGDRVKILNQMTESRRVRDLARMVANLTGAEIQHLPNPRQEADENDLVVANDQFRELGLKPITLAEGLMQDVTDIARCYADRVDLSRVPCVSPWNHSRAEALETAGATPVNA, from the coding sequence ATGCGTGTTCTGGTTTTGGGCGGCGACGGTTTCTGCGGCTGGCCCACGGCCCTGCACCTGTCGGCCAAAGGGTGGGACGTCACCGTCGTCGACAACCTCAGCCGCCGCAACATCGACAACGAGCTGGAGATCCAGTCCCTGACCCCCATCCGCACCATGGGCGAGCGGATCAAAGCGTGGAAGGCGGTGTCGGGCCGCGACATCGGCTTCGTCAATATGACCGTGGGCAAGGAGTTCGACCGCCTGGTCGCCCTGATCCGCGACCTGGCGCCCGACAGCGTGGTCCATTTCGCCGAACAGCGCGCGGCCCCCTATTCGATGAAGTCGGCGCGGCACAAGCTCTACACCGTCGACAACAACATCAACGCCACCCACCATCTGCTGGCCGCCATCGTCGAAAGCGGACTGGACGTGCATCTGGCGCACCTGGGAACCATGGGGGTCTATGGTTACGGCACCGCCGGCCTGCGCATCCCCGAGGGCTATCTGAAGGTGACGGTGGACACCGACGCCGGCCCCGCCGAACAGGAAATCCTGTTCCCGCCCAATCCGGGCAGCATCTATCATATGACCAAGACCCAGGACGCCCTGCTGTTCCAGTTCTACGCCCGCAACGATCAGATGCGGATCACCGACCTGCACCAGGGCATCGTCTGGGGCGCCCAGACGCGCGAGACCAAGGCGGACGCGCGGCTGATCAACCGTTTCGACTATGACGGCGACTATGGCACGGTGCTGAACCGCTTTCTGATACAGGCGGCCCTGGGCCATCCGCTGACGGTGCATGGATCGGGCGGCCAGACGCGGGCCTTCATCCATATCCAGGACACGGTGCGCTGCGTCGAACTGGCGCTGAAGAACCCGCCGCGCCGCGGCGACCGCGTCAAGATCCTGAATCAGATGACCGAGAGCCGCCGGGTGCGCGACCTGGCCCGGATGGTGGCGAACCTGACGGGGGCTGAAATCCAGCACCTGCCCAATCCGCGCCAGGAGGCGGACGAGAACGATCTGGTGGTCGCCAACGACCAGTTCCGCGAACTGGGGCTGAAACCCATCACCCTGGCCGAAGGGCTGATGCAGGACGTGACCGACATCGCCCGCTGTTACGCCGACCGCGTCGATCTATCGCGCGTCCCCTGCGTCTCGCCCTGGAATCACAGCCGGGCCGAGGCGCTGGAGACGGCGGGCGCGACGCCCGTGAACGCTTGA
- a CDS encoding protease inhibitor I42 family protein yields the protein MTTSGFIMTNTLLLAAVVAALSAGAPVHAGAAADPAPVVLSEADAVKPAVLPVGATSTLRLESNPSTGFGWQVLEARNLRVEEPFAIEQAPASGVPIVGAPGTAVIRITPRGKGSASLALVYKQPWMETTSDDRVMHFVFDAQ from the coding sequence TTGACCACATCCGGGTTCATCATGACCAACACCCTGCTTCTCGCCGCCGTCGTCGCCGCCCTGTCGGCGGGCGCGCCCGTCCATGCCGGCGCGGCGGCCGATCCCGCGCCGGTGGTTCTGTCCGAGGCGGACGCCGTCAAGCCGGCGGTTCTGCCCGTGGGCGCGACCTCGACCCTGCGGCTGGAAAGCAACCCCAGCACCGGCTTCGGCTGGCAAGTCCTGGAGGCCCGCAATCTGCGTGTGGAAGAACCGTTCGCGATCGAACAGGCGCCCGCGTCCGGCGTTCCCATCGTCGGTGCGCCCGGCACGGCGGTGATCCGCATCACGCCGCGTGGAAAGGGGTCTGCGTCCCTGGCGCTGGTTTACAAACAGCCCTGGATGGAGACCACGTCTGATGATCGCGTCATGCACTTCGTCTTCGACGCACAGTAG